A region from the Papaver somniferum cultivar HN1 unplaced genomic scaffold, ASM357369v1 unplaced-scaffold_125, whole genome shotgun sequence genome encodes:
- the LOC113331421 gene encoding peroxidase 55-like isoform X1: protein MGRRVIMIIVFVLFNICSLSFVNSVSSSSLSVGFYDESCPRVEDIIHEELVKKMSPIPLNITIPGTLRLFFHDCYVQGCDGSVLILPTDDNNSERNASINLSLAGDAYDIVDKAKAALEKECPGVVSCSDILAILARDVVHWWEGPHWEVEKGRRDGLISNATEAQLLMPKSDENITTLIRGFESIGLSTADLVTLSGAHTIGFTHCIEFASRIFHNDTTLNSTIREKVILSCPFPKIDRNVAEALDQNSEFVFDNKFFKSLRERKGLLLTDHVLAFGENDLSRKLVYRYSKDQELFFKEFAKAMVKLGRVGVKTGNEGEIRRDCKKFN from the exons ATGGGTCGTCGTGTGATTATGATCATAGTGTTTGTTTTGTTCAATATTTGTTCACTCTCATTTGTGAATTCTGTTTCTTCATCATCTCTTTCAGTGGGCTTTTATGATGAATCATGTCCTCGAGTTGAGGATATTATACATGAAGAACTAGTGAAGAAGATGTCACCAATTCCTCTCAACATCACCATACCGGGGACTCTTAGGCTGTTCTTCCATGACTGCTATGTTCag GGCTGTGATGGTTCTGTTTTGATCTTGCCAACGGATGACAATAATTCTGAGAGAAACGCATCTATCAACCTTTCTTTAGCTGGAGATGCATATGACATTGTTGACAAGGCCAAGGCAGCATTAGAAAAAGAATGTCCTGGGGTAGTCTCATGCTCGGATATCCTTGCTATCCTGGCACGCGATGTCGTACACTGG TGGGAAGGTCCGCACTGGGAGGTtgagaaaggaagaagagatggactCATCTCCAATGCAACGGAAGCTCAACTACTCATGCCAAAGTCTGACGAAAACATAACAACTCTCATCCGTGGATTCGAATCGATTGGACTATCAACTGCCGATCTCGTCACACTATCTGGGGCGCACACAATAGGTTTCACACATTGTATAGAATTTGCTAGTCGTATATTCCACAACGACACCACATTGAACTCTACAATAAGAGAAAAGGTAATTCTTAGCTGTCCGTTTCCGAAGATAGACAGGAATGTTGCTGAAGCACTTGATCAAAATTCTGAGTTTGTGTTTGATAATAAGTTTTTTAAGAGCTTGCGAGAAAGGAAAGGGTTGCTCTTGACAGACCATGTATTGGCTTTCGGTGAAAATGATCTCTCTCGTAAATTAGTTTATAGGTACTCCAAAGACCAAGAATTGTTCTTCAAGGAATTTGCCAAAGCCATGGTGAAATTGGGAAGAGTTGGTGTCAAGACTGGGAATGAGGGAGAAATTAGAAGAGATTGCAAGAAATTCAACTGA
- the LOC113331421 gene encoding peroxidase 55-like isoform X2 — MSPIPLNITIPGTLRLFFHDCYVQGCDGSVLILPTDDNNSERNASINLSLAGDAYDIVDKAKAALEKECPGVVSCSDILAILARDVVHWWEGPHWEVEKGRRDGLISNATEAQLLMPKSDENITTLIRGFESIGLSTADLVTLSGAHTIGFTHCIEFASRIFHNDTTLNSTIREKVILSCPFPKIDRNVAEALDQNSEFVFDNKFFKSLRERKGLLLTDHVLAFGENDLSRKLVYRYSKDQELFFKEFAKAMVKLGRVGVKTGNEGEIRRDCKKFN; from the exons ATGTCACCAATTCCTCTCAACATCACCATACCGGGGACTCTTAGGCTGTTCTTCCATGACTGCTATGTTCag GGCTGTGATGGTTCTGTTTTGATCTTGCCAACGGATGACAATAATTCTGAGAGAAACGCATCTATCAACCTTTCTTTAGCTGGAGATGCATATGACATTGTTGACAAGGCCAAGGCAGCATTAGAAAAAGAATGTCCTGGGGTAGTCTCATGCTCGGATATCCTTGCTATCCTGGCACGCGATGTCGTACACTGG TGGGAAGGTCCGCACTGGGAGGTtgagaaaggaagaagagatggactCATCTCCAATGCAACGGAAGCTCAACTACTCATGCCAAAGTCTGACGAAAACATAACAACTCTCATCCGTGGATTCGAATCGATTGGACTATCAACTGCCGATCTCGTCACACTATCTGGGGCGCACACAATAGGTTTCACACATTGTATAGAATTTGCTAGTCGTATATTCCACAACGACACCACATTGAACTCTACAATAAGAGAAAAGGTAATTCTTAGCTGTCCGTTTCCGAAGATAGACAGGAATGTTGCTGAAGCACTTGATCAAAATTCTGAGTTTGTGTTTGATAATAAGTTTTTTAAGAGCTTGCGAGAAAGGAAAGGGTTGCTCTTGACAGACCATGTATTGGCTTTCGGTGAAAATGATCTCTCTCGTAAATTAGTTTATAGGTACTCCAAAGACCAAGAATTGTTCTTCAAGGAATTTGCCAAAGCCATGGTGAAATTGGGAAGAGTTGGTGTCAAGACTGGGAATGAGGGAGAAATTAGAAGAGATTGCAAGAAATTCAACTGA
- the LOC113331422 gene encoding thaumatin-like protein — translation MKMKKLNQFSSLLLFLISNLLFPGHAEGNAVAFHVRNKCPFPLWPATASNAGHPAIADGGFFLPSGQTKHIQAPPTWNGRIWARTGCDFTSTSNTKPCCETGDCGGKIACSGNIGLPPATLVQVSLQPDTSKPSFYDVSLVDGYNVPISVSAKSKASNCYIGGCVKDLNKICPQELQVLNGDGQVVACKSACLAFNHDMFCCRNAYGNPDKCKPNMYSNMFKEVCPSYYSYAFNSPPPLVSCTADAFIITFCPNKWGSEHISV, via the exons ATGAAAATGAAGAAGCTAAATCAATTCTCTTCATTGTTGCTCTTTCTGATATCCAATCTTCTATTTCCTG GCCATGCGGAAGGAAACGCAGTCGCCTTCCATGTGCGCaacaaatgtcctttccctttATGGCCAGCAACTGCCTCAAATGCAGGGCATCCAGCAATAGCTGATGGTGGTTTCTTTCTTCCCTCAGGCCAGACAAAACACATCCAAGCTCCCCCTACATGGAATGGTCGGATATGGGCAAGAACTGGGTGTGACTTCACTTCTACCTCCAACACAAAACCTTGTTGTGAAACTGGTGACTGTGGAGGAAAAATTGCTTGTAGTGGGAACATAGGGCTCCCCCCTGCTACCCTTGTGCAG GTTTCACTACAACCAGATACGAGCAAACCAAGTTTCTATGATGTAAGTTTGGTTGACGGGTACAACGTCCCAATCTCTGTCTCTGCGAAATCAAAGGCTTCCAACTGTTACATTGGAGGATGCGTGAAAGACCTCAACAAAATTTGCCCACAAGAGCTTCAAGTGTTGAATGGTGATGGACAGGTGGTAGCTTGCAAAAGTGCATGTTTGGCGTTCAATCACGACATGTTCTGTTGCAGGAATGCTTATGGAAACCCTGACAAATGCAAACCAAATATGTATTCCAACATGTTCAAAGAAGTTTGCCCATCTTACTACAGTTATGCTTTCAACTCGCCTCCACCATTGGTAAGCTGTACTGCTGATGCGTTTATCATAACTTTCTGCCCTAACAAATGGGGTTCTGAACACATTTCAGTTTAG